The Gloeomargarita lithophora Alchichica-D10 genomic sequence CCCATAGGCCAACGTAAACAGGGTCGAGCAAACCAGTGCCACAAACATCCGCAGGGTCGAACGCCCCGCATAGTAGGGCAAATTACGGGGGTCGAGGTCAATCCGGGGCACATCCAAAGGCGGTTGAAAGGAGTCTAATGCCCCCACCCCCACCCGGGCGATCACCGCCAGCAGGACTAATGTTCCTAAAATTACGGCCACATCGGCCAAACTGAAGGGCAACCGCCGCAGCGTATCGGTGGTAGGAAAAGTTTTCATGGCCTTGCCCCGCACACACCAGGTTCAGTATCCCACAGTTTCCCGGTTGGGGAAGCGCAGGCATTTGCGGGGGATTGGGCTAGGATTTGAATCGTTGACAAAGCGCATACCCATGGATATTAAACGTTGGCTTAGTCGCCGGGAAGGGGATTGGCAAGAATTAAAAACCCTTTTACAACGGCTGGAACAACAGGGGTTGGCGGGTCTATCCGCCCAGGAAATCCGCCGTTTAGCCAGCCTGTACCGGGTGGTATCTGGGGATTTAGCCCGTGCCCGCACCTTTGGTCTCAGTCCCGTCTTAGTCCAGGATTTACAAAACCTGACCAGCCGCAGTTATAGCCAGATTTACCAGGGTAGTCGCCGCCAGGAATGGCAGGCCATCGGGCGGTTTTATCGCTGGGGATTGCCCCACGTTCTGCGCCAAACCTGGGGTTATTGGGTAGCGGCGGCGGGGATTTTTGCCTTGGGCGGGCTGATCGGGTGGTGGTACGGCTGGCGGGACAGCAGTTTTCAATCGCTGTTATTACCCCCCTATCTGATTGCCCAGGTGCGGGAACGGGGGGAACTCTGGACGGGGAGCATCCTGGGCAATGAACCCTGGGCGGCCAGCAATATCATGGTGAATAATCTTTCGGTTTCCTTTCGGGCGGTCGCCGGGGGCATCACGGGCGGGTTATTGACCACCTATTTTATGTTTTTCAATGGCCTGCTGATTGGGGTGATTGGGGCATTGGTGGGGGAATACGGCTTGGCCTACCCGTTTTGGGCGTTTGTGGCCCCCCACGGGGCGCTGGAATTGCCCGCCATATTTTTCGCCGGGGGAGCGGGGTTACTGATTGGGCGGGCGTTGCTCTTCCCAGGGCGATGGGGGCGGGGGACGGCTCTGCAAATTTATGGCGCCCAGGCGGCTCAATTGGTCTATGGCATCGTGCCTTTACTGGTGATCGCCGGGGTGATTGAGGGCTTTTTTTCCCCTAGCGAAGTCATCCCCCTGGCCTTAAAATATCTGGTGGGTTTGGCTTTATTTACCAACTTGATTTGGTATGGTTTGTGGGAACCTCCGGCCACTGGTTCCCCGTCATCTGCATCTGGGCAACTGTCCCAGGAATCAGTACAATGAGAGCAAATTCAGCGCAAGGAGTAGGGATGAACGGTTTTATTCGGGGTGGGTTAATTTTTAGTCTGTTATGCGGTTCTGGAATCGGTTACCATTCCAATTTAACCCCAGCCATTGCCCAGGGAATCCCAGCCAAGGACATTGCCGAACAACTGAAACAGGTGCCGGTTTTTACCCTCATTGACAGTAGTGGTAAACAAAGTTTAACCATCACCGTTAAAGACAGCGGTAAAGACAAAGAAATCAGCTTTTTCTTCTTTAGTCCCCAGGATGCCCAAACCGCACTCCAACGGGTACAAACCCAAAATCCTGCCCTCGCCAAGGGTGCCCAAATTCGGGCCATTGGTCTGGACAAAGCCTACGAATTGGCCAAATCTATCCAACAGGGCAAAGACCAAAAATTTGATGTGAGTTTTCAACCGGAAGGGTCCCAGGTGGATGCGGCCTTGAAAATCCTGCAAGCCGGTGGTCAAAAAACCGATAAATTCCCCGGCATTCCCCTATTTTTCATCACCGGGGGGCCGCAACAAGCCCAATTAACCGTGCAAGTAAATGACCCGAAAGGGGGCAAAAGCGAAGAAATGGCTCCCATGTTTTTCAGTCGCCAAGATGCGGATGCCTTTCTATCGGAAGTGAAAAAACAAGACCCCAAAGTTGGAGAAACCGCCAAAATCCAAGTCAGTAGCCTCGACCGGTTGGTGGCGATCATGGAGCAGAAAAACGACCCGCAACTGCGGCAGTTGTACTTCATTCCCTCCAGTTCGGCACTGCGATTTATCCAGCAACAACAGGGGAATACGGGCAACCGTCCCCAGACCCAACCGGCACCCCGCCCCCAAGCCAGTCCGGCTCCCCGTCCCCAGACGGCTCCAGCCCCAGCACCCAAACCGCCAGCGAGTCCGGCTCCCAAGCCGTAAGCATGACCCTGCGGGACTGGTGGCAAAGGCAACGCCAGTTCACCCCCACCCTAGCTGGGGAATTGGACTGGTTGGTGCGCCAAGTCACGGGCTGGGATACCCTCACTCTGAAATGGGGGAATAGGTCGGGGGGGGAATTTCTCCCCCGCCTGGAAGCCCTGTGGCACACCTACACCCAAACCCGCCAGCCCCTGCAATATCTTGTTGGTACAACATCCTGGCGAAATATGGAATTACAGGTGGCACCGGGGGTATTGATTCCCCGCCCGGAAACCGAACTGCTGGTGGATGTGGCCGTACAATCGGCAAAAAATTGGGGTGGTACTGACGGGCAATGGGTGGATTTGGGAATTGGGAGCGGTGCCATCGCCCTGGGGTTACTGCGGGAAT encodes the following:
- a CDS encoding stage II sporulation protein M; translated protein: MDIKRWLSRREGDWQELKTLLQRLEQQGLAGLSAQEIRRLASLYRVVSGDLARARTFGLSPVLVQDLQNLTSRSYSQIYQGSRRQEWQAIGRFYRWGLPHVLRQTWGYWVAAAGIFALGGLIGWWYGWRDSSFQSLLLPPYLIAQVRERGELWTGSILGNEPWAASNIMVNNLSVSFRAVAGGITGGLLTTYFMFFNGLLIGVIGALVGEYGLAYPFWAFVAPHGALELPAIFFAGGAGLLIGRALLFPGRWGRGTALQIYGAQAAQLVYGIVPLLVIAGVIEGFFSPSEVIPLALKYLVGLALFTNLIWYGLWEPPATGSPSSASGQLSQESVQ
- a CDS encoding Tic22 family protein translates to MNGFIRGGLIFSLLCGSGIGYHSNLTPAIAQGIPAKDIAEQLKQVPVFTLIDSSGKQSLTITVKDSGKDKEISFFFFSPQDAQTALQRVQTQNPALAKGAQIRAIGLDKAYELAKSIQQGKDQKFDVSFQPEGSQVDAALKILQAGGQKTDKFPGIPLFFITGGPQQAQLTVQVNDPKGGKSEEMAPMFFSRQDADAFLSEVKKQDPKVGETAKIQVSSLDRLVAIMEQKNDPQLRQLYFIPSSSALRFIQQQQGNTGNRPQTQPAPRPQASPAPRPQTAPAPAPKPPASPAPKP